A window of Rhododendron vialii isolate Sample 1 chromosome 11a, ASM3025357v1 genomic DNA:
CTGTTTCATCATGGATAGGCTTTCAAATGTTTTGGGGGCTTTCCTACTTGTCAGAAACCGAGCAGTAAACTCTTCGACGAGCTGTGCCCATCCTCGTATGGAGTGTGGccccaacttatggaaccaagatagGGCTACCTTCCCCAAgcttgatgggaacatcttacacatgatggcatcatccccgacatgcatgaacatagcctatTGGTAATGTTGTATATGAGCAACGGGGTCCGCATTCGTCTCGTAAAGGATGAACGCACTGTGCTTCACTCTGCTTGGTAGTCGAGCATCCTGTAtcttccttgcaaagggggaAGCTGCTATGTTACTCAGAGCTTGCcttgctgcttctcgtgcagacATGGTCCCATCTTCTCATTCCTTGGTCTTATGGGCCCCAGCCCTATTCCAATCGGattcaggtctctcgtacctttCTCGGTGGTGCATCCTAGTCTTATCCTCCTTGGAAGTGGGACTTGTGCTACTGCTCCTTCTTTTCCGTGAAGAAGCCCTCCATCTCTCTTGTGTTCGGCTCCCCTCTTTTTGTGAAGAAGCTCTATATCGCCTTGGGGTGGGACTTCTACTCCTGCtctttcttcctcgtgaaggagcctttttaTGTttcaccatagcatacctatttTCCCTGGAGTTTCTTTGtgaaagtccagagtcctcTGGGTGTTCCCAGATTTGTTCCAACTTTCGGATCTCATACTCTTGTTTTTTCATCAGACGAGCATATCCTTCAATTTCTTGCCTCTTCTTGTCAAGGAGATCTTCGCTATAGTGCACACTTTTTGAGTGTGCAACCGACTCttcccttcgatgggatttactacttctcgtggatcttgaggCCGTCCTTCCTTCCCTACTCTTGGAGTTGTTATGAacagtaagggggtggcccttactttTGGTCCTCCCATGTCTTCCTTCGGGCTATTTATCGCCTCCTCCATCTAGCAGATTCTTTGGATCGAGCGGTGTTGttggattttcttccaccatggtcaTTTTTTAAAGAGAAATCTATCGCTTCCCATAGAcagcgccaattgtaggtggagaaaaacaaattatacCTAGAACAGCTCTGTACTGCAATGACTACCCGTGTTGTTCTGTTGGAACCGTAATACCTTcgccggaaccctaatctgcaaaacagacagggGATGAGcacacctttgcctcttgtggcaaaggccctccgatgccaaagttaataTCACATACCAgataaaaccctaattatcagtaggagaacaatatgaatgcaatgtttttcatcaattttacctttaggtttgcCTCGTacttatagattcatagatgcttgctacCCAAGCATCCCTGTCACCCTAGGGTACCTATCTCACataggaaaccctggatatcttggattctcattcccttatcagttGATTTCCTTAGttcttttaggactcttttccttaACTGGCCTAACATctcattcccgttgggtatctttcctggatcctatattcttgggatcccATTCCTTTATGAAACACCACTATCCTAGAACCGCCTAGAGTATTCCTTCTGCTTcaacacttgattggagttTTTTCCTTATTCGGTTGCCTCATCGCTGAatagactacctggaccagtcacttcacatgtaactagtCCTTTATCAACTATTTGTTCCAATGTCTTctcaggagctctcctcctgttcggccctTTTGTTGCCGAACAAactacttggaccagtgacttcacatgtcactgttcctttattagtctCTTGTTCCAATAATTTCTCATGTTTACTGGACCAAGACCCGTACAaacttcctggaccaatgacttctcatgtcactggtccacaTCGTCAATCATCACCGTGCTCGGTGACTATCCTTATCGTATTTATAccatggtcccacataccacgTGTACGGGCCTTagttgtacctgttcgggaatacctccctatagCTGAGGCAGTGAGATTAATATTTCGACCAACAGATGGATTCTTCTATGATACCGTACTTCTATCTGAAAGgttatttggctctgaattgggtcctttaagtggctaaaagtactcaccataagtccatgggttcatgagaagtcaattagcaatcactgtatccattcatcatcaggatggtccctaaggtgggacttgaaataatcgttaggccaaattggggtgtctacaccgcTAACACTTGAGCTTTAATTGCGGTCCTTGGCTCGAAATGAACATCAAAATTAACAAGGTCAATAGCCCATTACGAGACCGGACTTGAGAGATTTGCTTTTCTGAGGAGGTTCTTGATGGGGAACTCGGTTAAGACTATGATCGAGTGCTCTTGGAAGTATGGGGGGAGCTTCCAAGTGGTTGTGATCAAAGCAAGTGTAAGCTTTTCCAGGGGCAGATATCTTGATTGTGACGGCAGCAGGGTGCGGCTGGTGAAATAAATAAGCTGGTCTTTCGAGCCTTCTCGACGGACCAAGACGGAACTAACAACATGAGGACAGACTGCCAAATAAAGGTAGAGATCTTCAAATGGCTTAGGCTCTACGAGGAGTGGTGCTAAGCCCATGTAGTCTTCAATTCGGTGAAAGCTGCATCACATTCTTCTGTCCACTTAAAACTTTGTCGGCTCTGCTTCTTTAGTGTCtagaaaaagacaaggcatttGTCCGATGAGTGACTGATAAACCTATTGAGTGCTGTAGCCGTGCTTGTCAACTTTTGGATTTCTCTAGGAGTACTAGGTGCCTTTAACTGTTGAACGGCCACAATCTGGTTGGGATCGGCCTTAATACTTCTCCATGTGACCAAGTATCCTAAGAACTTGCCCGAACCAACGCCAAAAGCGCACTTCTCGGCATTCAGCCGTAGTTTGAACTTCTTCAAGATGGCGAATACCTCGGCCAAGTGGGCAAGGTGGTTTTCTGCCTTaatactttttaccaccatgtcatcaataTAAGCTTCCATGATTTTCCCGATGAGCAAGCCAAACATCAAATAGAACATCCTTTGGAAGGTGGCCCTAGCATTCCTTAAACTAAATGGCATGACTAATAGCAATAAAGACCTTTTGGGGTGATGAAAGCTATTTTTTCCATGTCATCAGGATCCATGGCTATTTGGTGATATCCTCTATAGGCATCCATAAAGCTGAGCTGAGCATGGCCAGTTGTTGAGTCTACTAATTGATCAATCTTCGGAAGGAGGAGACAGTCTTTTGGACATgcatcattcaagttggtgtagtccacACAGACTCTCcatttcccattcttctttttcaccacaACTGTATTCGCAAGCCAGGTTGGATACTGCACTTCTTGGATTGCTCCTGCCTTAAGGAGTCTATCAACTTCTTCGTTCATTGCCTCGGCGTGAA
This region includes:
- the LOC131306873 gene encoding uncharacterized protein LOC131306873, producing MGLAPLLVEPKPFEDLYLYLAVCPHVVSSVLVRREGSKDQLIYFTSRTLLPSQSRYLPLEKLTLALITTTWKLPPYFQEHSIIVLTEFPIKNLLRKANLSSPDPGKIPNGNEMLGQLRKRVLKELRKSTDKGMRIQDIQGFLCEIGFYLVCDINFGIGGPLPQEAKSREGRTASRSTRSSKSHRREESVAHSKSVHYSEDLLDKKRQEIEGYARLMKKQEYEIRKLEQIWEHPEDSGLSQRNSRENRYAMVKHKKAPSRGRKSRSRSPTPRRYRASSQKEGSRTQERWRASSRKRRSSSTSPTSKEDKTRMHHRERYERPESDWNRAGAHKTKE